In Methanonatronarchaeum thermophilum, a genomic segment contains:
- the pyrI gene encoding aspartate carbamoyltransferase regulatory subunit produces the protein MNDKDLRVGSIKDGTVIDHIDAGSALKVVQILGIDENIEDIVSIAMNVPSAKTKTKDIVKVEDRELASDEVDKIALIAPEGTINIIRNYEVIEKNKVNLPKFIKEVVRCPNRNCISNTDEPIKSEFQVINKNPVKLRCVYCERAIEQNVSEHIK, from the coding sequence ATGAATGATAAAGACCTCAGAGTTGGATCCATCAAGGATGGAACTGTAATTGACCATATCGATGCTGGATCAGCACTGAAAGTTGTTCAGATACTAGGTATCGATGAAAACATAGAAGATATAGTCTCGATCGCTATGAATGTGCCTTCCGCTAAAACCAAAACAAAGGACATTGTGAAGGTGGAGGACAGAGAACTTGCTTCAGATGAGGTTGATAAGATAGCGTTGATTGCTCCTGAAGGAACCATAAATATCATACGTAACTATGAGGTCATTGAAAAAAACAAAGTAAATCTACCGAAATTTATAAAAGAGGTTGTGAGATGTCCAAACCGGAACTGTATCTCAAACACCGATGAACCGATAAAATCGGAGTTCCAAGTTATCAACAAAAACCCCGTAAAACTACGATGTGTCTACTGTGAACGGGCCATTGAACAAAATGTATCGGAACACATAAAATAG
- a CDS encoding NAD(P)H-hydrate dehydratase — MISSLDMKALDRNAHYYGVPPRKLMEEAGRQTALQIEKEPKKNIAVIAGKGNNGGDGFVTARYLKEMGHEVEVLLVGNAKNIKTGPARENWLLLKRKAIKTTESNNPEYFQALEINSDIIIDAILGIGIKGKPREPIQSAIKAINKSKAKKISIDVPTGINPDTGKGEREGEYVKPDKTVTFHKPKKGLPNAKTVKIGIPKKAETHAGPGDLLYLNKRKENSHKGQNGKLLIIGGGEYTGAPALTAQAALRAGADLTTIITTKTNKDIIAGYSPNLIVKGIDNYKKLTEINENKYDAAVIGPGIGEKHHEEINKHIKQTKLPTVLDADGINAIKNPKTLKNKIITPHNQEYKNLFNQKPTKQNIQKNAKKHRCIILKKGATDIITDGEQTKQNPAGTPAMTVGGTGDVLAGVTGALLSQNTKKPYRAAVAAAFITGKTGEHTAKKYGNGLLPTDIIKQIPQTQKKYQ, encoded by the coding sequence ATGATCAGTTCACTTGATATGAAAGCACTGGACCGAAACGCCCATTACTATGGTGTGCCACCCAGAAAATTAATGGAAGAAGCAGGCCGCCAAACAGCATTACAAATAGAGAAAGAACCAAAGAAAAACATCGCAGTAATCGCAGGAAAAGGAAACAACGGCGGAGACGGATTCGTAACAGCCAGATACCTCAAAGAAATGGGACACGAAGTAGAGGTACTCTTAGTCGGAAACGCCAAAAACATAAAAACCGGTCCCGCAAGAGAAAACTGGCTACTTCTAAAAAGAAAAGCAATAAAAACAACCGAATCAAACAACCCCGAATACTTCCAAGCCCTCGAAATAAACTCCGACATAATCATAGACGCAATACTCGGAATAGGAATAAAAGGAAAACCAAGAGAACCAATCCAATCAGCAATAAAAGCAATAAACAAATCAAAAGCAAAAAAAATATCAATCGACGTACCAACCGGAATAAACCCAGATACAGGAAAAGGAGAAAGAGAAGGAGAATACGTGAAACCAGATAAAACAGTCACATTCCACAAACCAAAAAAAGGCCTACCCAACGCAAAAACCGTTAAGATAGGGATACCCAAAAAAGCAGAAACACACGCAGGACCAGGAGACCTACTCTACCTAAACAAAAGAAAAGAAAACTCACACAAAGGCCAAAACGGAAAACTACTAATAATCGGAGGCGGAGAATACACCGGAGCACCAGCATTAACAGCACAAGCAGCCCTACGCGCAGGAGCAGACCTAACAACAATAATCACAACAAAAACAAACAAAGACATAATAGCAGGATACAGTCCAAACCTAATAGTCAAAGGCATAGACAACTACAAAAAACTAACAGAAATAAACGAAAACAAATATGACGCAGCAGTCATAGGCCCAGGAATCGGAGAAAAACACCACGAAGAGATAAACAAACACATAAAACAAACCAAACTACCCACAGTACTAGACGCAGACGGAATAAACGCAATAAAAAACCCAAAAACACTCAAAAACAAAATAATAACCCCACACAACCAAGAATACAAAAACCTCTTCAACCAAAAACCAACCAAACAAAACATACAAAAAAACGCAAAAAAACACAGATGCATAATACTCAAAAAAGGCGCAACAGACATAATCACAGATGGTGAACAAACAAAACAAAACCCAGCCGGAACACCAGCAATGACAGTCGGAGGAACAGGAGACGTACTAGCCGGCGTAACAGGAGCCCTACTATCTCAAAACACAAAAAAACCATATCGAGCAGCAGTAGCCGCAGCATTCATAACAGGAAAAACAGGCGAACACACAGCAAAAAAATACGGAAACGGACTACTACCAACAGACATAATAAAACAAATACCACAAACACAAAAAAAATACCAATAA
- a CDS encoding nascent polypeptide-associated complex protein, with amino-acid sequence MFPGMRGGFDQRKMDQLMKQMGIDIEELEDVEEVVIKTAEKDLVFKKADVTVMDAKGQKTYQVIGNPEEIKKEITPDEEDVKFVMEQTNCNEEEAIEALKEYEGDIAEAIISLEE; translated from the coding sequence ATGTTTCCAGGAATGAGAGGCGGATTTGACCAGAGAAAGATGGATCAATTGATGAAACAGATGGGTATCGATATAGAAGAACTTGAAGATGTTGAAGAAGTAGTTATCAAAACTGCTGAAAAAGACCTTGTTTTCAAAAAAGCAGACGTAACAGTCATGGATGCTAAAGGACAGAAAACATATCAAGTTATCGGAAACCCTGAAGAGATTAAAAAAGAGATCACTCCCGACGAAGAAGACGTAAAATTCGTTATGGAACAAACAAACTGCAACGAAGAAGAAGCTATAGAAGCCTTAAAAGAATACGAAGGCGATATAGCAGAAGCCATAATCTCACTAGAAGAATAA
- the pyrB gene encoding aspartate carbamoyltransferase: MKFSGSDVISMQEFSKEGVFEVLSHAQRIKEEGPRVDLSGLVLANLFFEPSTRTKLSFETAMKRLGGEVISIDSVRASSIKKGETLADTVRVIEGYADGLVLRHPKEGAAKMAARFVDCPVINAGDGSNEHPTQTLTDLYTIWREKGRIDGLNIAVMGDLKYGRTVHSLVIPLSMFDVNLFLISPPQLEIRSEILNDIKRNKADIHKSSFIESLIGDIDILYATRIQEERFADPNEYEKVSGSYKIDKKLLNGAKKDLILMHPLPRVDEINPEVDQLDAACYFEQSANGVTIRMALLEMILGGVLDE, translated from the coding sequence ATGAAGTTTAGTGGTAGTGATGTAATTTCGATGCAGGAGTTTAGTAAGGAAGGGGTTTTTGAGGTTCTTTCTCATGCTCAAAGGATTAAGGAGGAAGGGCCGCGGGTGGATCTTTCCGGTTTGGTTTTAGCTAACTTGTTTTTTGAACCGAGTACTCGGACTAAACTTTCTTTTGAAACCGCCATGAAACGGCTGGGTGGTGAGGTTATATCTATCGATTCTGTTAGGGCTTCATCTATAAAGAAGGGGGAGACTTTGGCAGATACTGTGCGTGTTATTGAAGGGTATGCTGATGGATTGGTTTTGAGGCATCCTAAAGAGGGTGCGGCTAAGATGGCTGCTCGATTTGTCGATTGTCCTGTTATCAATGCGGGAGATGGGTCGAATGAACATCCTACACAGACATTAACTGATTTGTATACTATTTGGAGGGAGAAAGGCCGTATAGATGGGTTGAATATCGCTGTTATGGGTGATTTGAAATATGGTCGAACAGTTCATTCTCTTGTAATTCCATTATCGATGTTTGATGTTAACTTGTTTTTGATTTCACCACCACAACTAGAAATTCGGAGCGAGATTCTTAACGATATCAAGAGAAATAAAGCCGATATACATAAATCTAGTTTTATCGAGAGTTTGATTGGAGATATAGATATTTTATATGCGACCCGTATTCAAGAAGAAAGGTTTGCTGATCCAAATGAATATGAGAAGGTCTCTGGAAGCTATAAAATTGATAAAAAACTGTTGAATGGGGCTAAAAAAGATTTAATCTTGATGCATCCATTACCTCGAGTGGACGAAATCAATCCTGAAGTGGATCAACTTGACGCAGCCTGCTATTTCGAACAATCTGCAAATGGGGTAACCATCCGAATGGCGCTTCTAGAAATGATTTTAGGAGGCGTTTTAGATGAATGA
- a CDS encoding PUA domain-containing protein, with protein sequence MSLETARSIADYQFGVGVGEILFPDGSEVSYRRTGTIRDVSLDGVDIAYLRVKDGLFTLSIEGGRRVLKASEYPLNRVVVLSEVGSFIKEGKTAFAKHVVDLDEQVRAGMEVVVVDEEDNLLATGKTTLSYREINLFEKGAAVEVRTGVNR encoded by the coding sequence ATGTCTTTAGAAACTGCTAGATCGATTGCTGATTACCAGTTTGGGGTTGGTGTTGGAGAGATACTTTTTCCTGATGGATCTGAAGTGAGTTATAGAAGGACTGGAACGATCAGAGATGTGTCTTTAGATGGGGTTGACATTGCGTATCTACGAGTTAAGGATGGTTTATTCACGTTGAGTATTGAAGGTGGCCGGAGAGTCCTTAAAGCTAGTGAATATCCGTTGAACAGAGTTGTTGTGTTGAGTGAGGTAGGTAGTTTTATTAAAGAGGGTAAGACGGCTTTCGCTAAACATGTTGTTGACCTTGACGAGCAAGTTAGGGCTGGTATGGAAGTGGTTGTTGTTGATGAAGAGGATAACTTACTTGCAACAGGAAAGACAACATTAAGTTATAGAGAAATAAATCTATTTGAAAAAGGCGCCGCAGTAGAGGTTCGAACCGGTGTCAATAGGTGA
- a CDS encoding Hsp20/alpha crystallin family protein, which translates to MEFDPFEELKNMRERMEAMYQELGQNYPSRIRQPWREQTRGMYPNTDIMDHKNEVVVTMDLPGVQKSDINLHIDGETLTITAERQTETKKEEESYIAHERRYGNYHRTVRLPAPVNEEKINATFKNGVLEIHLPKTEKTRGKQIKIE; encoded by the coding sequence ATGGAGTTTGACCCTTTTGAAGAACTAAAAAACATGAGAGAACGGATGGAAGCTATGTACCAAGAATTAGGTCAAAACTATCCATCCAGAATTCGACAACCATGGCGAGAGCAAACCAGAGGTATGTATCCGAACACCGATATCATGGATCACAAAAATGAGGTGGTTGTCACGATGGATCTACCCGGCGTACAAAAAAGCGATATAAACCTACACATCGATGGAGAAACACTTACAATAACCGCTGAGAGACAAACTGAAACAAAAAAAGAAGAAGAATCCTACATAGCCCATGAAAGAAGATATGGAAACTACCACAGGACAGTAAGACTCCCTGCCCCCGTAAACGAAGAAAAAATAAACGCAACATTCAAGAACGGCGTACTGGAAATCCATTTACCAAAAACTGAAAAGACAAGAGGAAAACAAATCAAAATAGAGTAA
- a CDS encoding ribonuclease P protein component 4 — protein MTKNNTKDLAKQRIEKLFKQARKKHHKNPELSHRYMEIAWKLKLKTRTKLPEKYKHQICRKCQSYQIPGKNQQTRIHRSKIIKKCKKCGHTTRIHLNQKQKTAKD, from the coding sequence ATGACAAAAAACAACACCAAAGATCTAGCAAAACAAAGAATAGAAAAACTATTCAAACAAGCAAGAAAAAAACACCACAAAAACCCAGAACTAAGCCACAGATACATGGAAATAGCTTGGAAACTCAAACTAAAAACAAGAACCAAACTACCAGAAAAATACAAACACCAAATATGCAGAAAATGCCAAAGCTACCAAATACCCGGCAAAAACCAACAAACACGAATACACCGCTCAAAAATAATAAAAAAATGCAAAAAATGCGGACACACAACAAGAATCCACCTAAACCAAAAACAAAAAACGGCAAAAGATTAA
- a CDS encoding class I SAM-dependent methyltransferase: MDGWREVLGERAEGCVLEVGVGTGLNLPFYRGVDGVVGVDSSLGMLGRGVDRCLDLDVGFDVSFLLMSVESLGFRDSCFDTVVSSFLLCNVDSGRGLGEIERVLRPGGRLLLLEHVRPENRFLDFLFRLVNPVSVWVLGDDLRGEPVKYLEERGFRIDCVKRFGGFLLFVECRVE, from the coding sequence TTGGATGGTTGGAGGGAGGTTTTGGGGGAGCGGGCTGAGGGTTGTGTGCTTGAGGTTGGTGTTGGTACTGGTTTGAATTTGCCTTTTTATCGTGGTGTTGATGGTGTTGTTGGTGTTGATTCTAGTTTGGGTATGTTGGGTAGGGGTGTTGATCGTTGTTTGGATTTGGATGTTGGTTTTGATGTTAGTTTTTTGTTGATGTCTGTGGAGAGTCTTGGTTTTAGGGATAGTTGTTTTGATACGGTTGTTTCGTCTTTTTTGTTGTGTAATGTGGATTCGGGTAGGGGTTTAGGTGAGATTGAGAGGGTTTTGAGGCCTGGTGGTCGTTTGTTGTTGTTGGAGCATGTCAGGCCTGAGAATAGGTTTCTTGATTTTTTGTTTCGTTTGGTTAATCCAGTTAGTGTTTGGGTTCTTGGTGATGATTTGAGGGGGGAGCCTGTTAAGTATCTTGAAGAGAGGGGTTTTAGGATTGATTGTGTTAAGCGGTTTGGGGGGTTTTTATTGTTCGTTGAGTGTAGGGTTGAGTGA
- a CDS encoding TIGR00341 family protein, whose product MTFRTIEVKVPSEMRERVLSVLDEKVVERSSVLRTESGDVLVRALVPKEKVEEVTEALWKVGVEKEGWVSVTSVEVFLSEEAEDIKEEAREEEEDRISRDELKAKTSEMAKLTPTYLVLTIVSSVIATCGILLNSTAVVVGSMVIAPLIGPAVASGVGTVLADRGLFREAIVSEVMGVLVAVVSSAVFAWLAFKFNLVSPIYEPLLVDEIVERIYPTFLSIAIAVGSGVAGALSLTAGLNTALVGVMIAVALIPPASVAGIGIALGDPLIAVGASVLLVINVLFLNLAGTFTLRFEGYLPSEYYKQVWVKRDLVRVSIVYVVLIAIASTVVVGVSYDMYTNDAFEGEVQEVVEDVLAGYGEVTFRGIEFQYESYYIMFEEPVSTTISIYSTAPPPDNLKMELEELIYMETGKELEITVEVIQRI is encoded by the coding sequence ATGACTTTTCGGACGATTGAGGTTAAGGTTCCTTCGGAGATGAGGGAGAGGGTTTTGTCGGTTCTTGATGAGAAGGTAGTGGAGAGGTCTTCTGTTTTGCGGACTGAGAGTGGAGATGTGTTGGTTAGGGCTTTGGTTCCTAAGGAGAAGGTTGAGGAGGTTACTGAGGCTTTGTGGAAGGTGGGTGTGGAGAAGGAGGGTTGGGTTTCGGTTACTAGTGTTGAGGTTTTTCTTTCTGAGGAAGCTGAGGATATTAAGGAGGAGGCTCGTGAGGAAGAGGAGGATAGGATTTCTCGTGATGAGTTGAAGGCTAAGACTAGTGAGATGGCGAAGTTGACTCCTACTTATTTGGTTTTAACTATTGTTTCTTCTGTTATAGCTACTTGTGGTATTCTTCTTAATAGTACTGCTGTTGTTGTAGGTTCGATGGTTATTGCTCCGCTTATTGGGCCTGCTGTGGCGTCTGGTGTTGGTACTGTTCTTGCGGATCGTGGTTTGTTTCGTGAGGCGATTGTTTCTGAGGTTATGGGGGTTTTGGTTGCTGTTGTTTCTTCGGCGGTATTTGCTTGGTTGGCGTTTAAATTTAATTTGGTTTCTCCGATTTATGAGCCGTTGTTGGTTGATGAGATTGTTGAGAGGATTTATCCGACTTTTTTGAGTATTGCTATAGCGGTTGGTTCGGGGGTTGCGGGAGCGCTTTCGTTGACTGCTGGTTTGAATACTGCTCTTGTTGGGGTTATGATTGCTGTTGCTCTTATTCCTCCTGCGTCTGTGGCTGGTATTGGTATTGCGTTGGGAGATCCGTTGATTGCTGTTGGTGCTTCGGTTTTGCTTGTGATTAATGTGTTGTTCCTTAATTTGGCGGGGACGTTTACTTTGAGGTTTGAAGGGTATTTGCCAAGTGAGTATTATAAGCAGGTTTGGGTTAAGAGGGATCTTGTTCGGGTGAGTATTGTTTATGTGGTTTTGATTGCTATTGCATCTACAGTGGTTGTTGGTGTTTCGTATGATATGTATACCAATGATGCGTTTGAAGGGGAGGTGCAGGAGGTTGTTGAGGATGTTCTTGCTGGTTATGGTGAGGTTACGTTTAGAGGTATTGAGTTTCAATATGAGAGTTATTATATAATGTTTGAAGAACCTGTCTCTACAACTATATCTATATACTCAACTGCTCCACCGCCTGACAACCTTAAAATGGAGCTGGAGGAATTGATTTATATGGAGACTGGTAAAGAACTTGAGATAACTGTAGAGGTTATACAGAGGATTTAA